The genomic region ATACAAATCAAatccctgcctctgtctcttctctctctctctctctctctctctctctctctctctctctctctctctctctctctctctctctctctcccctctctctccgtctctctccgtctctctctctctctctccctctgtctctttgtctctctctctccctctctctgtctctgtctctgtctctctgtctttatctttctttatctctctgtctttgcccccacctctgtctctctctctctgtctctctctgtctttgtttctgtctctctctctgtctctgtctctgtctctcctctctgtcactctctctctgtctctgtctctctctgtctctcccaggcTGATCCTACTAGCCAGCTTAGCAGTTCTGCTGTTACAAGAGGTTCATGGAGCCCCCAAATACCAGGTATGTGACTTTTCAATGCAGTCCCAGTCTTGATCACTTGAGTGTCCAACACCTCCTTTATCTGCTGGGGCCTCTTCTCACCTGCTTAACTGAACTTTTCAGTGCTCCAAGCAACCAGGTGGGGTAAAGATTTCaagctgggagagacctcagtGGTTATCTGGTCAAGGCCCagtattttggagatgaggaaaatgagaaccaGAAAGATTGTGTCTTACACAAGGTCATTTAGGTCATGTTTggaagaaccaggattcaaacagaagtcttctgtctccaaaaaCACTATTCTTTTCACCAAACAACAAGAAATCCCAGTGTCCTTTTGAAGGACATAAAAGTACTGAGGTATAAggatttttaatctcttttcaaAAGCATAGCCCTATAGTGGGAAGAATATATTTCTGCACATCCAAGCTCCCCCATCTGATGAATGAGACCTTAAAGATCAGATAAACTAAcccctttgtttttgcttttgtgggTTGGTAGGGTGAACCTAGGGGGCAGTGTGgcccagtggaaagaatgctggctttggagtaaGATGAAGTAAGTAAAATTCTGGTTGTGCTACTTACtgcccatgtgaccctggaccagtcacttagtCTTTTTCTGACTCCGTTTACTGACTCCTCTGTGAAGAATccagacttgatggcctctatggtctcttacagctctaaatctatattctcAAAATTTCCATGGTTTGAAAACTTAAGTGCTGGGATCACAGAAAGCATGGAATACATGGTTTTTCACTCATTAATTCATTTCATTCTCAATGGtatctggggcactgagaaggtaagtaacttgccccaggtAGTATATGTCAAGGTCATAATTCTCTATTCATTATGTAACACTGCCTTTCAATCTGCTCTCCACCTcaaccttgttttacagatgaagtaactgagggcTGGGGTAGGGGGAGTAGGAGGTAATGTCTTACTCAAGGTCACTCTtcctgactcatcttcctgagttcaaatctgacttcagaaactttctagttgggtgaccttgggcaagtcacttaaacctgtttgcctcagtttcctcatctgtaaaatgagctggagaaggaaatgctaaaccattccagtagctttgccaagaaaaccccaaatgggatcatgaaaaattggacacgactgaaacgagtgaacaacaaattattttatgCCAGAAAATTCTAGTTTTCATGACCTATATTTACGTATTTTGTAATATTTAGTCACACATGTTAGTGTGAAGGCCAGAGGACTCCTGTGGATAGTAACACAGGTGTACAGGTGCAAATGAAGGATTGGGAACAAGACTGAAGGGAGCACAATAATTAAAACTTACCTTAATATGCAAATTTCTTCAGCTTTAGAATCGTAGTATATACTTGTGAGATCCTGCCAAGGAAACCTGAGAGAAGACATTCTTTCAGAGTTAGattgaaataatgaatgaatgaatgaataaacaaataaatgaatgaatgaatggacgaATGAAccgaataaatgaacaaacaaatgaatgggtagataggtggatagatgaATAAAAAACATTGTGCTTACCATGTGCTAAGTACTTCTCTAAGCACTGGGGTATAAATAGAAAAGCATGACATTGTCTGTTTTAAAGGAGGTAATATTCTAATAGGATTGACAATACATATAGGAAGTTGAAGCTACCGGTCAGGTAGAAAGGTCCCAGAGTCCGTAGGGTACATAGGCAAAGCAAATAGTAATGCATCTTCTCCAATGTTGATTCCACTGCTAAACCATGTATCTTTCTCATTGAACCATTGGATGGAACCTGAAGACGAAGGTTAAACTGGATGACCTCTTCAAGGACCACCTAACTTAATAACATGATGCCAAGCCCAAGGATGTCACAGGCAACCTTGCCTAGATAAAGCTATTCATGGAAGAACCATAAAGTCGTCCCAGTTTGCAAGGACCATAAAGGCTCCACCAAAGCAGCCTCCTAAGGGAGTTACCTGAAAGCTTCCTCAACCTATTAGTTTCTCATTgatttttctcttggtttccagGTCTTAATGGATGCCAAAAGAAAGGACAGCTTCTCTGAAGAGAACACTAATGAACAATTGTAAGAATGATATTAGccacatttaaagcctttctctATGTTTTTTCTCCTCCTGACTCAATAAAATCAGCTTCATTTAGAATATGCAGCTTTTTGTTGATTTCCAACCTTTCTTGAAATCTAATATACTTTGGCTGATTAAGTGGTAATAAATTCACTAAAACCTAAAACTCTCTCAAACAAAGTACATTTAATTTTCCAGTTACAAAAATAATCTGGGGGGTAAAACAACCTTccgccttctctctctctctctctctctctctctctctctctctctctctgtctttcaaaTCAATTACTTTAATAGACAGTTAGTTGATGGGAGATACTCATTAAACCATAAAGACAAGTTCAAGGTTTAGCGGGGggcaggagtgggggtgggggggaggagattAATGCCCAAATTATCTCAGAAAAATAATCAATCCTAatgttcttcttttttcctttccaaattacCCAAATGAAGCTGATAATTACTACTGCTTTTGCTATTAGAAGGACAACCTGGCTAATAGCTGGTTGCACTCTAACCCTGCTGGGCTGAATCAGCACATTCTCTTTTGATTTGCTCTAAGCTATGGCTAAGTCTATATTTGAAATACAGAGCTTGCCAGTCATCCCTGCCTCCTGATTACCTCCTCTTAAGCCAGGAACAATTGACCTCTGAATTCTGTGGCCTTCAATCCTGCTGAATCAGAAAATTTGCCCTTTTAGACACACCCTACCCTCCCTTTATCAAACTGATTTATTTATTCTGAAGCGGGATATTTATTACCAGATCTACGAATGTTTCTTCCACTCATTTTCCCAAGGAAACCATTGAAGAAGTGCTTCAGTAACTACCTTGGTAGAACTGTAGATTTAGAGTCTGGTACTACCTGTATaatcttaggaaaatcacttcactttgccaggactcagtttcttcatctgtaaaatgaggggcttgaataAGAAAAGTCcagaggtcccttcaaactctaaatatATGGCCACTCATGTGGGCACTTCCTCCACTAACTTTTCACCCAACCCTCGCCCCACCTTCTATTGGGGAAAATCTTAGACTTAGCTCTATATCTTATGCCTACTTAATAGActgagcagctaggtgtcacagtggacagagcactgggcttggaatcaggaagactcatcttccttagttcaaatctggcctcagatgctgactagctatgtgaccctgggcaagtcacttaaccctgtttgcctcagtttcctcatctgtaaaatgagctggaaaaagaaatggcaaagcaccccagtatctttgccaagaaaatgccaaaggggatcaccaagagtcagacacaactgaacaacaacaacttaaaaTGCAAATGTGTCCTATTTCCTTGTGTCAGGCTTAGAAGCAAGAGAACTCCTGCCCAGAGTCAAAAGAGTGGGATTTAGATCAGGGTAAaagtcatttataaaaattaactTGTAACTATTTAATGGAACAACTATCTCTGCTTGTATTTACCCTGTTAGAAAACATACcattggatcaaatgagattaatatttgtaaagaacttagcacagtgacgggtacatagtaagcattatataaatgttagctattattaatattattagctGACCTCACTTTTAGCTTTAACTTCCTGAGCATATCATTCATTTTCACAGGAATTTGGGCCCAAAGGCTATTGAACAATCAGAAAAAGACAGCCTTCTCACTGAGCCCAGACGGGAGCTTTTCACAGATTGGAATCAAGGTAGATATGATCACAGAAACTACAAGCCCACTCCAGGTTCCCTGATGTCTTCATCAAAGGCAGCTGAATCCAGAGCAGTACAACTTACAAGTCACAATAAtcctgattgtgtgtgtgtgtgtgtgtggcatccTTCATTCCTTCAAAAAATTCATGATTTCACTCATGTGGGTGCTCCCTCCACCAATATAAAGCCCAACTCTTTCACCCTTGTGTAAATGGATGCCTGTGTTTCTACAGCCAAAGGAATCCATCAGCTGGTATATCCAACTTCTTGGAGTTGAGCCTTTGTAGGCGACAGACCCCTAGTCCATTGCAAGGCTTGTACCCAAAGTGTCTTCAGGTTATTAGAACCTGCCAAAGCTGGCACTGGCACTCTCAGAACACAGGCTTAACTTCATATCACTGAGGGTATCACAGAAAGATTTTAGCAGAATAGACTCTAGCTATGTAAtcttaatatgtatgtgtatgcacatacatacatatgtgtatgtataaaactacatacgtatatattcatatatattcttacatgtatgtgtgtatctatatacataaacacacacgcacacaaacacacatacacatatattcttcTCATATGTAAGCTTCTTAATACTGCATCTGAGGCAGCTCAGTGGTACAACAGAcaaagtgctagacctggagtcaggaaggcctgagtttaagtACTGCCTCagctattagctgtgtgactctgggctctttaagactcagttttactcatctgtaaatcatggtgcctacctcacagagttgttataagaTTCAAATGAGATGAGGTATGTGAAGTGCTCtataaactttaaagggctatatttagttttactattattttatattaactacacaaatagtttatatattattatatataaaagtGTATAAATATAgttttatcatcatcaccattattattattactatctaaCATCTAAGCATTCTCCCAAATATATAACTAGTAGTAGATATTGTGGAGGCACATTCAGACTGGGAGGTTCCCCTGGCCTATGGCACGATACTTCCAAAAGCTTGGGAACAGGCCccaaaatttgaatttaggttagAGAAATACTCTTTACCATCAACAGAATCTAGAATGAATTGATCTCAAGTAGAGCTCCTCCTTAGTCTAAAATCCCTATTGAAGCTGTTATCACCCCCCTGGCATCCACTTGTACCCCCAAAAGGACAGGTACTTCAAATCTAATAGCATTGTGGCAAATTCACAATGCTGACTCTTGCCCACCCAGCTTTCAGGATCAACCAGGGCTAGGGAAACCATGGAGGAGAGTTGCTGATGTTGCTTAGGGTTAATTTCTATCTCTGCTTGGCTTTAAATAAAGCCTATACAAGCAAAAACAACTGAGTCTGCTCTGCGCTAGACCATGAGAATTCTTTAAACCTAGTACTACCAATCAATCATCCAGCCCGCCAATCAACAAGCCTTAATTAAATTCCTAGTATGCATCAAGTACAGGGGATActaagtcaaaaatgaaaaggttccTTCCCTTAAAAAGCTTACCATTGATTAGGGGagacaacagagacagagacagagagacagacagagagacagagaaagaggtgcaagctgtcccaaaagtcttagtgtagctTTGAGCATAAGATTTCAGGAACGCCCTGTACATACAACTTCTAtacaaaagaaacacaaggtaattttggCACAGTCAGCACTAAGAActgagggtgggggtgaggatcAGACAACACTTCTTGTAGAAGGTcctgcttgagctgagtcttgaaagaaagaagggattctaagaggcaaaggggaGGAAAAGCATATTCCAGGTGTGTTGGACAGCCTGCCCACAGACAAAGAAGGCTGGCCACCATATGTGagcaacagcaagaaagccagtttgccTGAATTGTAGAATGTTTTCTAGGAAGTAATCTATAGAAAGCCTGTGAAAGTTGGTTGACAGTGGGTTGTAAAGGCATTTGAATGCCAAACCGAGAAGTTTGGAGGCAATTCAGAGCCACTGAAGTTGACTGAGTAGGGGAATGTTGTGGTCAGAcaaatgcttcaggaaaattactGCATGAAGCATGGTTTGGGACAGTGGGGAGAGAccgaagcagggagaccaattacgAGGCTTTACcaacagtccaggtgagaggtgatgcgGGGCTGAACTAGAGTGGGGAATGTGtggctagagaaaaaaaatgctcaatTTCAAAGATGTTAGGGCAGTTTAAATGGCAAGATTCATCAACTGATAGTCTAAGTTATGAAGATAATGCCAAGTTTGCAATCCTAGGAGACTGGGCAGATGGAGGTGCCCTTGACATAAATAAAGAAGTTTGGGAAAGGGGTGAGATTTTGCAATGACCAAATCCAGCCTCCAGAAGCCTGACGATGAAGCTTGCTTTCATGGCTCCTGGCAGAGAGGCGATGGACTAGAGGTCCGGAATGGGGCATGCATATTCAGACATAGCCAATGGGTAGATTTGCTTTTGTTTGACTCTGCTTATTCATTCGTTACTTGAAAGAAGATAGTGTTtattggggaaagggaaggcaagGAGGTACTCATAATGCtactgaaaaaagagaaagaaagaaaatagtttaaatctttaaaatgaacaaaagaggACAGAAGGATGTTTAGAAGGGGATATAGACtagtaatcattttttaaaaagcctatatTGTGAAAAATTCAGTTTCACAATCA from Trichosurus vulpecula isolate mTriVul1 chromosome 8, mTriVul1.pri, whole genome shotgun sequence harbors:
- the PRAP1 gene encoding proline-rich acidic protein 1 gives rise to the protein MIGIGRKLILLASLAVLLLQEVHGAPKYQVLMDAKRKDSFSEENTNEQLNLGPKAIEQSEKDSLLTEPRRELFTDWNQDTDILRRFRNPIQFPEEDRDFLHHSSSTEDVIGEPRMLRMPHYEVLQGPEKDMDHIYHAED